From a region of the Globicephala melas chromosome 19, mGloMel1.2, whole genome shotgun sequence genome:
- the CLPTM1 gene encoding putative lipid scramblase CLPTM1 isoform X1: protein MAAAQEADGAGSAVVAAGGGSSGQVTSNGSIGRDPPAETQPQNPPPQPAPNAWQVIKGVLFRIFIIWAISSWFRRGPAPQDQAGPGGAPRVASRNLFPKDTLMNLHVYISEHEHFTDFNATSALFWEQHDLVYGDWTSGENSDGCYEHFAELDIPQSVQQNGSIYIHVYFTKSGFHPDPRQKALYRRLATVHMSRMINKYKRRRFQKTKNLLTGETEADPEMIKRAEDYGPVEVISHWHPNITINIVDDHTPWVKGSVPPPLDQYVKFDAVSGDYYPIIYFNDYWNLQKDYYPINESLASLPLRVSFCPLSLWRWQLYAAQSTKSPWNFLGDELYEQSDEEQDSVKVALLETNPYLLALTIIVSIVHSVFEFLAFKNDIQFWNSRQSLEGLSVRSVFFGVFQSFVVLLYILDNETNFVVQVSVFIGVLIDLWKITKVMDVRLDREHKVAGLFPRPTFKDKSTYVESSTKVYDDMAFRYLSWILFPLLGCYAVYSLLYLEHKGWYSWVLSMLYGFLLTFGFITMTPQLFINYKLKSVAHLPWRMLTYKALNTFIDDLFAFVIKMPVMYRIGCLRDDVVFFIYLYQRWIYRVDPTRVNEFGMSGEAPTAAGALPPAPAPATTTTAAREEASTPPPTRPTQGASSDSEPQEAPPKPAEDKKRD, encoded by the exons GATCTTCATCATCTGGGCCATCAGCAGCTGGTTCCGCCGCGGGCCGGCCCCTCAGGACCAGGCAGGCCCCGGAGGAGCCCCACGCGTCGCCAGCCGCAACCTGTTCCCCAAAGACACTTTAATG AACCTGCACGTGTACATCTCAGAGCACGAGCACTTTACAGACTTTAATGCCACATCAGCGCTCTTCTGGGAGCAGCATGACCTTGTGTATGGCGACTGGACGAGTGGCGAGAACTCAGATGGCTGCTACGAGCACTTTGCTGAGCTCGACATTCCACAG AGCGTCCAGCAGAACGGCTCCATCTATATCCACGTCTACTTCACCAAAAGCGGCTTCCACCCAGACCCCCGGCAGAAGGCGCTGTATCGCCGGCTCGCCACGGTCCACATGTCTCGGA TGATCAACAAATACAAGCGCCGGCGGTTTCAGAAAACCAAGAACCTGTTGACGGGAGAGACGGAAGCTGACCCAGAAATGATCAAG AGGGCTGAGGATTACGGGCCTGTGGAGGTGATCTCCCACTGGCACCCCAACATCACCATCAACATTGTGGACGACCACACGCCGTGGGTGAAGGGCAGCGTGCCTCCTCCCCTGGACCAGT ATGTGAAGTTTGATGCCGTGAGCGGTGACTACTACCCCATCATCTACTTCAACGACTACTGGAACCTGCAGAAGGACTACTACCCCATCAACGAGAGTCTGGCCAGCCTGCCCCTCCGCGTCTCCTTCTGCCCGCTCTCGCTCTGGCGCTGGCAGCTCTACGCTGCCCAGAGCACCAAGTCGCCCTGGAACTTCCTGGGCGACGAGCTGTACGAGCAGTCAGATGAGGAGCAGGACTCGGTGAAG gttgCCCTCCTAGAGACCAACCCCTACCTGCTGGCGCTCACCATCATCGTGTCCATTGTCCACAGTGTCTTTGAGTTCCTGGCCTTCAAGAACG ATATCCAGTTCTGGAACAGCCGGCAGTCCCTGGAGGGCCTGTCCGTGCGCTCCGTCTTCTTTGGCGTCTTCCAGTCTTTCGTGGTCCTCCTCTATATCCTGGACAATGAGACCAACTTCGTGGTCCAGGTCAGCGTCTTCATCGGGGTCCTTATCGACCTCTGGAAGATCACCAAGGTCATGGATGTCCGG CTGGACCGGGAGCACAAGGTGGCAGGACTCTTCCCCCGCCCAACCTTCAAAGACAAGTCAACATACGTTGAGTCTTCGACCAAAGTGTATGACGAC ATGGCGTTCCGGTACCTGTCTTGGATCCTCTTCCCACTCCTGGGCTGCTATGCCGTCTACAGCCTCCTGTACCTGGAGCACAAGGGCTGGTACTCCTGGGTGCTCAGCATGCTCTATGGCTTCCTGCTGACCTTCG GCTTCATCACCATGACACCCCAGCTCTTCATCAACTACAAGCTCAAGTCTGTGGCCCACCTGCCCTGGCGCATGCTCACCTACAAGGCCCTCAACACCTTCATTGATGACCTGTTCGCCTTTGTCATCAAGATGCCTGTTATGTACCGGATCGGCTGCCTGCGGGACG ATGTGGTCTTCTTCATCTACCTCTACCAACGGTGGATCTACCGCGTCGACCCCACGCGGGTGAACGAGTTTGGCATGAGTGGCGAGGCCCCGACAGCAGCAGGGGCCCTCCCgccggcccccgcccccgccacgaCCACCACCGCCGCCAGGGAGGAGGCCTCCACACCCCCGCCCACCAGGCCCACCCAGGGGGCCAGCTCTGACAGCGAGCCCCAGGAAGCCCCTCCAAAGCCAGCAGAGGACAAAAAAAGGGATTAG